The following proteins are encoded in a genomic region of Periophthalmus magnuspinnatus isolate fPerMag1 chromosome 10, fPerMag1.2.pri, whole genome shotgun sequence:
- the kctd6a gene encoding BTB/POZ domain-containing protein KCTD6a: protein MENGGLGHMRGECVSLNVGGCVYRTSLSTLRRYPDSMLGAMFRGDLPTVKDAQGNYFIDRDGTLFRYVLNFLRTSELTLPYDFKETELLRKEADFYQIEPLLQCLGDPKPSPLYPTNSYEEVVELSSTRKLSKYSNPVAVIITQLTVTTKVQSVLGAISNSFTKWNKHMMDTRDYQVSFTFGPCDHQQEVSLRVHLLEFISKAGFTIRNTRVHHMSERANENTVEHHWTFCRRAQKVHE, encoded by the exons ATGGAGAACGGGGGTCTGGGACACATG AGGGGAGAGTGTGTGTCTCTCAATGTTGGTGGCTGCGTGTACCGCACTTCTTTGTCCACACTGCGGCGCTATCCAGACTCCATGTTGGGAGCCATGTTCAGAGGAGACCTGCCCACCGTGAAGGACGCACAGGGGAACTACTTTATTGACCGCGACGGGACTCTGTTCAG GTATGTCTTAAACTTCCTGCGCACCTCAGAGCTCACTCTTCCCTATGACTTCAAAGAGACAGAGCTGCTGAGGAAAGAGGCGGACTTCTACCAGATCGAGCCCCTACTGCAGTGTCTGGGAGACCCCAAGCCTTCACCGCTGTATCCCACCAATTCGTACGAAGAAGTGGTGGAGTTGTCTAGTACCAGGAAGCTGTCCAAATACTCTAACCCTGTGGCAGTCATCATCACACAGCTAACAGTCACAACCAAG GTGCAGAGTGTGCTGGGAGCCATCTCAAACAGcttcacaaagtggaacaaacaCATGATGGACACCAGGGATTACCAGGTCTCTTTTACCTTTGGACCTTGTGACCATCAACAGGAAGTCAGCCTGAGAGTCCACCTGCTCGagttcatctccaaagct GGATTTACGATACGCAACACTCGAGTCCACCACATGAGTGAACGAGCCAacgaaaacacagtggaacatcaCTGGACATTCTGTCGACGCGCTCAAAAAGTCCACGAATAG
- the LOC117378130 gene encoding uncharacterized protein LOC117378130 → METDSSGTIAVAPGEWDQAAPGEVVVSPTADCAPAVGAEVVCPGEGSQSGAKRRGKRRPNFTQMSSRPEDERCSGCRVKFERQGRSFNRRALCTFTNLETARWTFPQAAEQLQESSFLCETCAQLIRSKYRKRQCGKRTLWIRPVHTPQMEPKSRPKEKRFGKKSRAAMLVSQSRYKSAFRVLWSARGARKPMMDFISKQLKLEMKELSRQHGSPFHQKVASSKPMSMFPWRRCLNWAQEKAPLVTHCIRAMFPDAVAIAKSSHVLTEEQAGALLDRRIVTALSIPLFTRNVYKNNFVQASLGAELRLQGVSGSGLDSLNALGLCQNKDTVRLLLLRLLQGRRGRLLSNGRFGQRLKQEQLKAHQNVEEQERSEEVEAESDTEQAETELTVDEAEDDVEEDLEENDEEESKQRTRKKTKHRKEEEETDESKKGRVVVVRLGLLHEHVNP, encoded by the exons ATGGAGACCGACAGCAGTGGGACTATAGCGGTGGCTCCCGGAGAGTGGGACCAAGCCGCGCCGGGGGAGGTGGTGGTCTCCCCCACCGCTGACTGTGCTCCTGCGGTCGGTGCTGAGGTAGTCTGCCCCGGAGAAGGGTCACAGAGCGGAGcgaagagaagagggaagagaaggcCGAACTTCACACAG ATGTCATCCCGCCCGGAGGATGAGCGCTGCAGTGGGTGTCGGGTAAAGTTTGAGCGTCAGGGGCGGAGCTTTAACCGCCGAGCCCTCTGCACCTTCACCAACCTGGAGACGGCTCGCTGGACCTTCCCTCAGGCTGCAGAGCAGCTCCAGGAGTCCAGCTTCCTTTGTGAGACCTGTGCCCAGCTCATACGCAGCAAATACAGGAAGAGGCAGTGCGGCAAGAGGACTCTGTGGATCAGACCAGTGCACACACCACAG ATGGAGCCCAAGTCCCGACCTAAAGAAAAGCGCTTTGGGAAGAAGTCGAGAGCAGCCATGTTGGTCAGTCAATCACGTTATAAATCTGCCTTCAGAGTCCTGTGGTCtgccagaggagccagaaaaCCCATGATGGACTTCATCAGCAAACAACTCAAACTAGAA ATGAAGGAGCTGTCTCGGCAGCACGGCAGTCCGTTCCATCAGAAGGTTGCGAGCTCAAAGCCGATGTCgatgtttccatggcgacgctGTTTGAACTGGGCTCAGGAGAAAGCCCCCCTCGTCACACACTGCATCAGAGCCATGTTTCCAGATGCAGTTGCCATTGCCAAGAGCAGCCA TGTCTTGACAGAGGAGCAGGCTGGCGCACTGTTGGACCGGCGCATCGTGACTGCACTGTCCATCCCGCTCTTCACCCGAAACGTTTACAAGAACAACTTTGTGCAGGCATCGCTGGGGGCGGAGCTTAGACTGCAGGGCGTGTCTGGGTCAGGGCTGGACTCTCTGAATGCTCTGGGCCTGTGTCAGAACAAAGACACCGTGAGGCTACTACTGCTGCGACTACTACAGGGGAGACGTGGGAGG ctGTTGTCAAACGGCCGCTTTGGTCAGAGGCTGAAACAGGAGCAGCTCAAAGCCCATcaaaatgtggaggagcaggagagaagcGAAGAGGTGGAGGCCGAGTCTGATACTGAGCAAGCGGAGACTGAACTGACAG TTGATGAAGCTGAGGATGATGTTGAGGAGGACCTAGAGGAAAATGATGAAGAGGAGTCCAAACAAAGAACAAGGAAAAAAACGAAACATcgcaaagaggaggaagagactgACGAGAGTAAAAAAGGCAGAGTCGTTGTGGTTCGGTTGGGTCTGTTACATGAACATGTCAACCCTTAG